Proteins encoded together in one Capricornis sumatraensis isolate serow.1 chromosome 3, serow.2, whole genome shotgun sequence window:
- the FAM124B gene encoding protein FAM124B → MDEIPEPPAMTVHLLANAGQGLLLQQTLDQLLDCICPDIRLFLVSERASPVKYYDKCYSKRSRFPGMSVLLFLQENLGEERLFRVLDSLQHWPWQCYPTQNIQGRPCPYILANQEFYSLDSQMPIWGVRQVHCGTEILRVTLYCSFDNYEDAIRLYAMILQREATLQKSNFCFFVLYSTETFALQLSLKQLPLGTSVDPKEASVLQFKVQEIGQLVPLLPHPCVPISRTRWQTQDYDGNKILLQVQLNPGLGVRNGEPPLLNDTLGADTLPQGSRLIPVSAIRTLELRSRRNRGRRFKVGSLERPEPGGWPASDGSGDTSWKSPGGSAQPSSPATESQPQLSSLHLEPRARTKVLGQENSFEKLEAETNVDTGFTVVSSEHRPSFASRFPRNLQTHQPPSCLSTSFSGSAASKNNRIFKERVHPLSLAGQRDLGAKKILSECPLPLPVQGEAKEAEEEFFI, encoded by the exons ATGGATGAGATACCGGAGCCCCCAGCCATGACTGTTCACCTCCTGGCCAACGCGGGGCAGGGCTTGCTTTTGCAGCAAACCCTGGATCAGCTCCTAGATTGCATTTGCCCAGATATCCGTCTCTTTCTTGTGTCTGAGCGGGCCAGTCCAGTGAAATACTACGACAAGTGCTACTCCAAGCGGTCACGCTTCCCGGGGATGTCTGTTCTGCTTTTCTTGCAGGAGAACCTAGGTGAGGAGAGGCTTTTCCGCGTGCTTGACTCCCTACAGCATTGGCCGTGGCAGTGCTACCCCACGCAGAACATCCAGGGAAGACCCTGCCCCTACATTCTTGCCAATCAGGAATTCTACAGTCTGGACAGCCAGATGCCCATCTGGGGCGTGAGGCAGGTGCACTGTGGCACCGAGATCCTGAGAGTGACACTCTACTGCAGTTTTGATAACTACGAAGACGCCATCCGGCTCTACGCAATGATCCTGCAGAGAGAAGCCACCTTGCAAAAGAGCAACTTCTGTTTCTTCGTGCTCTACTCCACTGAGACCTTCGCCTTGCAGCTCTCCCTGAAGCAGCTGCCCCTCGGAACATCGGTGGACCCCAAAGAGGCTTCAGTGTTGCAGTTCAAGGTCCAGGAGATTGGCCAGTTAGTGCCTCTTCTACCCCATCCCTGTGTCCCCATCAGCCGCACCCGGTGGCAAACACAGGACTATGACGGCAACAAGATTCTGCTTCAG GTCCAGTTGAATCCAGGACTTGGTGTGAGGAATGGTGAGCCTCCTTTGCTGAATGACACCTTGGGAGCTGACACTCTTCCCCAAGGCTCCAGGctgatccctgtctctgcaatTAGGACCCTAGAGTTGAGGAGTCGAAGGAATCGGGGCAGAAGGTTCAAGGTGGGCTCCCTGGAGCGGCCtgagcctggtgggtggccagCGTCAGACGGTTCCGGTGACACTTCGTGGaaaagccctggtggctcagctcagCCCAGCAGCCCAGCCACGGAATCCCAACCACAACTGTCTTCTCTTCACCTCGAACCCAGGGCCAGAACGAAGGTCCTCGGCCAGGAAAACAGCTTCGAGAAGCTGGAGGCAGAGACCAATGTTGACACCGGATTCACCGTGGTCAGTTCGGAACACAGGCCATCTTTTGCAAGCAGATTTCCTAGGAATCTTCAGACCCACCAGCCACCATCATGCTTGTCAACCTCTTTCTCAGGGTCAGCTGCTTCCAAAAACAACAGGATCTTTAAGGAAAGGGTTCACCCCCTGTCACTTGCTGGCCAAAGGGACCTTGGTGCTAAGAAGATACTCTCAGAATGTCCCCTTCCCCTGCCAGTCCAGGGTGAagcaaaagaagcagaagaagaattctttatatag